Proteins encoded in a region of the Leopardus geoffroyi isolate Oge1 chromosome E2, O.geoffroyi_Oge1_pat1.0, whole genome shotgun sequence genome:
- the APRT gene encoding adenine phosphoribosyltransferase, producing the protein MADSDLQLVARRIRCFPDFPVPGVLFRDISPVLKDPDSFRASIRLLTNHLKETHGGKIDYIVGLDSRGFLFGPSLAQELGLGCVLIRKRGKLPGPTVSASYTLEYGKAELEIQRDALEPGQKVVVVDDLLATGGTMHAACELLGQLRAEVLECVSLVELTSLKGREKLGAVPVFSLLQYD; encoded by the exons ATGGCGGACTCCGACCTGCAGCTGGTGGCGCGGCGCATCCGCTGCTTCCCGGACTTCCCCGTGCCCGGCGTGCTGTTCAG GGATATCTCGCCCGTCCTGAAGGACCCCGACTCCTTCCGCGCGTCCATCCGCCTCCTGACGAATCACCTGAAAGAGACCCACGGCGGCAAGATCGACTACATCGTGG GCCTAGACTCCCGAGGCTTTCTGTTcggcccctccctggcccaggaGCTTGGCTTGGGCTGCGTGCTCATCCGAAAGCGAGGGAAGCTGCCCGGCCCCACGGTGTCTGCCTCGTACACGCTGGAATATGGGAAG GCTGAGCTGGAAATCCAGAGAGACGCCTTGGAGCCAGGGCAGAAGGTGGTTGTCGTGGACGATCTGCTGGCCACTGGGG GAACCATGCATGCGGCCTGTGAACTGCTGGGCCAGCTGCGGGCGGAGGTGCTGGAGTGCGTGAGCCTGGTGGAGCTGACCTCGCTGAAGGGCAGGGAGAAGCTGGGGGCCGTGCCGGTCTTCTCTCTTCTGCAGTACGACtga